A window of the Harmonia axyridis chromosome 5, icHarAxyr1.1, whole genome shotgun sequence genome harbors these coding sequences:
- the LOC123680925 gene encoding uncharacterized protein LOC123680925, with amino-acid sequence MATSSNGFRAIMDLYNNFMETKSDPRTSSWLLMSSPGPVITILVTYLYFCISAGPRYMRDRKPYDLKLVIQCYNALQIVLSVYLVYLGLEGGWARGYSFACQPVDYTVNPTSMTMATAVWLYFMTKIIELVDTVFFVLRKKMNQVSFLHLYHHAMMPVCGWIGTKFLPGGHGTLLGVINSFIHIIMYTYYLLASMGPQYQKYLWWKKHVTALQMVQFCVIFVHNSQILFRDCNYPKPIAFLLAIQALFFLYLFGSFYHRSYVQAKKWEQARQKRQQARLAAQEKEDKEAEKLKGTTETNNAETEEIVMNGKAKLNSSHNGALKSKLLIFEPLSARKTKLYSILTKLTSCSEVALKMALLLKRIYESYFWIFDDLADHRTDDWLLMGKTGPWIPASIMLTYLYFVFKTGPNFMKDRPPYDLKKTLILFNLIQICANGYIFIRGCHMALNINWLCATVDYSDSPDSRLSLELAYYYYVLKISDLLDTVFFILRKRERQITFLHVYHHFGMIFLSWAGTKFLAGGQSLFVGLFNIIVHMVMYFYYLISAWDPKYKNSLWWKKHITQLQLLQFAALFVMFTGLLFQPSCNFPKFPAVAFISQNIFMLILFGDFYYKTYIKKTPAEKKE; translated from the exons atcctAGAACATCTAGCTGGCTGCTTATGAGCTCACCAGGACCAGTAATCACAATTCTAGtcacatatttatatttttgtatatCAGCTGGACCGAGATATATGAGGGATAGAAAACCCTACGACCTGAAGCTCGTAATACAATGTTACAACGCACTTCAGATAGTTTTGAGTGTGTATTTAGTTTATTTG GGTTTAGAAGGAGGATGGGCTAGAGGATACAGTTTTGCCTGTCAACCGGTTGATTACACTGTCAACCCAACATCAATGACA atggCAACAGCAGTATGGTTATACTTCATgacgaaaataattgaattggtAGATACG GTATTTTTCGTTTTAAGAAAAAAGATGAATCAAGTATCTTTCCTCCATCTGTACCACCATGCCATGATGCCTGTCTGTGGATGGATTGGAACAAAATTTCTTCCAG GTGGCCATGGAACTTTGCTGGGAGTTATTAATTCCTTCATTCATATAATTATGTACACCTATTACTTATTGGCTTCCATGGGACCCCAATATCAGAAATATCTTTGGTGGAAAAAGCATGTAACTGCTTTGCAAATG GTTCAATTCTGCGTGATCTTCGTGCACAACTCACAAATTCTATTCAGAGATTGCAACTACCCCAAACCAATAGCTTTCCTCCTAGCTATCCAAGCTCTTTTCTTCCTTTACCTTTTCGGTAGCTTCTATCACAGAAGTTATGTACAGGCAAAAAAATGGGAACAAGCAAGACAAAAAAGACAGCAAGCAAGATTAGCAGCACAAGAAAAAGAAGACAAAGAAGCTGAGAAACTTAAAGGAACTACAGAAACAAATAATGCAGAAACGGAAGAAATTGTTATGAATGGAAAAGCAAAACTGAACT CGTCTCACAATGGTGCCCTGAAATCTAAATTGCTAATTTTTGAACCATTGTCGGCTAGAAAAACGAAATTGTACTCAATACTGACCAAATTGACGTCGTGTAGTGAAGTAGCCCTTAAAATGGCGTTACTGCTCAAAAGAATCTATGAGAGCTATTTTTGGATATTCGATGATCTTGCTG aTCATCGAACAGATGATTGGTTGCTTATGGGAAAAACAGGACCATGGATACCAGCATCTATCATGTTAACATatctttattttgttttcaaaacaGGGCCAAATTTTATGAAAGACAGACCACCCTACGACTTAAAGAAAACActtatattattcaatttaatcCAGATTTGTGCCAATGGATACATATTCATTAGG GGTTGTCACATGGCATTGAATATAAATTGGTTATGTGCAACAGTTGATTATTCTGATTCTCCCGATTCCAGATTGAGTCTTGAATTGGCTTATTATTATTACGTACTGAAGATTTCTGATCTTCTTGACACA GTATTCTTCATTCTTCGTAAGAGAGAAAGACAAATCACTTTTCTACACGTTTATCATCACTTTGGTATGATCTTCTTGTCATGGGCTGGCACTAAATTCCTCGCAGGTGGACAAAGCCTCTTCGTTGGATTATTTAATATAATTGTTCATATGGTTATGTACTTTTATTACCTAATAAGTGCCTGGGACCCTAAATACAAGAACAGTTTGTGGTGGAAGAAACATATCACTCAGCTCCAATTG ttaCAATTTGCTGCTCTATTCGTAATGTTTACGGGTCTACTTTTCCAACCTAGCTGTAATTTCCCCAAATTCCCAGCTGTTGCATTCATATCGCAGAATATATTCATGCTGATACTCTTCGGTGATTTTTACTATAAAACATACATCAAGAAGACCCCAGCTGAGAAAAAAGAATGA